Genomic DNA from Enterococcus saccharolyticus subsp. saccharolyticus:
ACATTTACCAACTTCATATCGCTCACCTCACATTCTCTTGTCTATAAGTCAATTATATTTTTTTTTCAAAGAAATATAAAGTATTATCTCTTAAAAAAGTAAAAAAAGTTGGTCAAAACATAGGGATTGACCAACTTTTTTTCGATAAGAAATCTATTTTATTCTTTTTCATTAGAAGCTTCATTTTTCGCTGTGATAATGACTTTGTCTTCATCGTTTAGAGTAGCTTCTAGAGTGTGTGCTTGTGGATAGTCTAGATAAAATTCTGCAATACCATCTTCAATTTGTTCTTGAATGGTGCGACGTAATGGTCGAGCACCCATTGCTGGGTCATAACCCAATTCCACCAATTTTTCTTCGACATCTTGCGTGACATCAATGTGTAAATGTTGTTGTGCTAACATACCATTCACTTCGTCTAACATTAAAGCAACAATCTTCAATAGATTTTCTTTGCTTAATGCCTTAAATTCGATGATACCATCAAATCGATTCAAAAATTCTGGTGTGAAGTAATGGTGCAATTGGTTCAAGACAGAACGAGTAATTCCTTCTCTGGCAGCCGCAAAACCAACATTGGCTTCAACTTTACCTGTTCCAGCATTACTTGTCATAATGATTAACGTATCTTTAAAGCTGACAGTTCTTCCTTGGGCATCTGTCAAACGGCCATCCTCTAGAATTTGTAAGAACATATGCAGCACATCAGGATGAGCTTTTTCGACTTCATCTAATAGGATTAAACTGTATGGATTGCGACGAACTTTTTCCGTTAATTGACCGGCTTCTTCATAGCCTACATAACCTGGAGGAGAACCGATTAATTTTGAAATACTATGTTTTTCCATGTACTCTGACATATCAAAACGAATCATTGACTCTTCCGAACCAAACATTTCATAAGCTAACTGTTTCGCCAGTTCCGTTTTTCCGACGCCTGTTGGTCCTACGAATAAGAAAGAACCAATTGGACGATTTTTCTTGCCAAGCCCAACACGATTTCGACGAATCGCTTTGGCTACTTTATCGATGGCTTCATCTTGACCAATCACATGTTGTTTTAAGTCATTGGCTAAGTTTTTCAATTGAGTTTGTTCTTTTTCTTTGAGTTCACCAACGGGAATACCGGTGCGTTCTTCAACGATATTTTCCATGATTTTCTCATTAATGATAGGTGTCTCTTCATCCGATACTTGGCGTTCTTTCATTTGTTGGAGTTTATTGATTTGATCACGATAATACGCAGCCTTTTCAAAATCTTCTTCTTGAGAAGCTTGTTGTTTTTGTTGTTGCGCATCTGCTAATTTTTTATCAATTACTTTTGGATCGACAAATTGAATCGTTAAGTTTTCTTTTGAACCTGCTTCATCTAATAAGTCAATTGCTTTATCTGGTAAAAAGCGATCTTGAATATATCGATTAGAAAGAACCGCAGCTGCACGAATGGCTTCGTCTGTATATTTTACATGATGATAATCTTCATAGCGTGGTTGCAAACCTTTCAAAATAGTAATGGTTTCTTCAACAGAAGGTTCATCTACACGCACCGGTTGCATTCTACGTTCTAGTGCGGCATCTTTTTCAATGATTCGATATTCGCTAAGGGTCGTAGCACCGACCATTTGAAGTTCGCCACGAGCTAATGCGGGTTTTAAAATGTTTCCGGCATCTAAATTACCGTCGCCAGCGTTACCCGCACCAACGATTTCATGAACTTCATCAATGAACAAGATGATATTTTCAGCTTGTTTGATTTCTTCAATTAGTTTTTGTACACGTTCTTCAAATTGTCCACGAATACCTGTTCCTTGAACTAAAGAAGCGACATCTAAACGGATGACTTCTTTATCTAATAATTTTTGTGGTACATCGCCATCAACAATTTTTTGTGCCAAACCTTCAACCACAGCCGTTTTTCCAACACCAGGTTCGCCGATTAACACAGGGTTATTTTTCGTACGACGATTTAAAATTTCAATGACACGTTTAATTTCTGCGTCACGTCCCACAACTGGATCGATTTCGCCGTCGCGTGCTTGTTGTGTAATATTGATGCCGTATTCACCTAAAATTCCAGGTGTATTGTTGAGAGGTGGTTGTCCACCATTAAAGTTATTTTGATTTCCACCAGTTTGGGTCGGTGGTGTCTGATTGTACGAAGGTGTTCCTGGTTGCATTTGTTGAGACATTTGTCTAAACAAATCATCTAGACTACCAAAGCCAAACGGATCTTGAGGCATCGCATTTGTTGTTTGTTGACCTTTAATTTTTTGGTAACAACTTTGACAATAGTCAATTTGTTTTCGTTGTCCACCGACATTTGCATATAAATGAATTGTTGCTTCATTTTTTCCACAGTTTTGGCAAAGCATCGTGTCTCACGACCTTTCATATAGTTTTGTCTCTTGTAGTGAGTGTTAAGGAAAAAGGAGGGATATATTTAATTGACCAACTTTGACCTTTAATCATATTATACAATCTTTTAGTGGATATGCAAGTATTTGAATTTGCAGTTTTCATAAAAAGAACTATAATTTCTAAGAGAGAAAAATTATCAGAACTAAAGGGGAATAACTATGGAAAACAATCCTTATATTGATTTATTAGATAAATTAAAAAAAGGTGAAATCGAAGAAATTGTTGTAGAAAAAGAGGCGTTTTTTACGTTTCGAGAGGTTTGGATTGACCGAGAAGACCGCACATCTTTTGTTGGTGAAGCAGGTTTAAATGGGAAAATTATTTATCGTTATGAAGCGGATTCTAAGTAAAAAGCAATTTTCGCAAGTATTTGAGGATTTATTTAGGAAAACGGTTGTCTAACTAACAAAAAAATGGTAATCTTAACAATTGAAAGGGTGGTTAAATTCTGTCTATTAGATAAGAGTTGACAAAAGTAAGCCCTCACAAAAAATTTAGATATCACTAAAGGAGATTGATAATATGGAAAAGAAAGATTTTCACGTAATTGCTGAGACAGGAATTCACGCACGTCCAGCGACTTTATTAGTTCAAACAGCGAGCAAATTTAACTCTGATGTTAACTTAGAGTACAAAGGTAAATCAGTTAACCTTAAATCAATCATGGGCGTTATGTCTTTAGGTGTTGGCCAAGGTTCTGACGTTACAATTACTGCAGAAGGTGCTGACGAAAAAGAAGCAATCGCTGCTATCGTTGAAACAATGCAAAAGGAAGGATTGTCTGAATAATGGTTGAAATGCTAAAGGGCATTGCGGCAAGTGATGGCGTAGCAGTTGCGAAGGCATACCTATTAGTTCAACCTGACTTAACTTTTAAAAAAGTTACAGTTGAAGACACATCTGCTGAAGAAGCTCGTCTAGATGATGCATTAGCTAAATCTACTGAAGAATTAAAACAAATTCGTGATAAAGCTGCTCAAGCTTTAGGCGAAGAAGAAGCGCAAGTATTTGACGCACATTTAATGGTTCTTAGTGACCCAGAAATGATCGGTCAAATCAAGCAAAATATTTCAGACAATAAAGTCAATGCAGAATCTGCGTTAAAAGAAGTTACAGACATGTATATTGGCATGTTTGAAGCAATGGAAGATAATGCATACATGCAAGAACGTGCTGCGGATATCCGCGACGTTGCTAAGCGTGTATTAGCACATTTATTGCAAGTAATTTTACCTAATCCATCGATGATTAATGAAGAAGTTGTTGTGATTGCACATGACTTAACACCGAGTGACACAGCGCAATTAGATCGTAATTTCGTTAAAGCATTCGTTACAAACATTGGTGGACGTACTTCTCACTCAGCGATTATGGCTCGTTCTTTAGAGATTCCAGCAATTGTGGGAACAAAAGATATCACTGACAAAGTAAAAGCTGGTGATATTGTAGCTGTTAACGGTATTGAAGGTGACGTTATTGTCAACCCTACTGAAGAACAAGCTACTGAATTCCACAAAGCTGGCGAAGCTTTCGCTGCTCAAAAAGCAGAATGGGAAAAACTAAAAAATGCCCAAACTGTTACAGCTGACGGTAAACACATCGAATTAGCAGCAAACATTGGTACACCAAAAGATTTAACTGGTGTTCACAACAATGGTGCGGAAGCTATTGGACTTTACCGTACAGAATTCTTGTACATGGATGCTCCAGACTTCCCATCTGAAGAGGACCAATATGAAGCGTATAAAGCTGTATTGGAAGGCATGGATGGTAAACCTGTAGTTGTTCGTACAATGGATATTGGTGGAGATAAAGAACTACCATATCTACAATTACCACATGAAATGAACCCATTCTTGGGATATCGTGCATTACGTATTAGTTTGTCAGAATTAGGCGATGACATGTTCCGTACGCAATTGCGTGCATTGTTACGTTCTTCTGTTCATGGACAATTACGTATCATGTTCCCAATGGTTGCAACGCTGAAAGAATTCCGCGCTGCTAAAAAAATGTATGACGAAGAACGTCAAAAATTAGTTGACGAAGGCGTAGCAGTTGCTGATGATATCCAAGTTGGTATCATGATTGAAATTCCTGCAGCAGCGGTTTTAGCTGACCGTTTTGCGAAAGAAGTTGACTTCTTCAGTATTGGAACAAATGACTTGATTCAATACACAATGGCAGCAGACCGTATGAACGAACAAGTTTCTTACTTGTATCAACCATATAACCCATCAATTCTACGTTTAATTAAGAACGTCGTTGATGCAGCTCACGCTGAAGGTAAATGGGCTGGTATGTGTGGAGAAATGGCCGGCGATCAAATGGCTGTTCCATTATTAGTGGGTATTGGTTTAGATGAGTTCTCAATGAGTGCGACATCTGTTCTAAAAACTCGTAGTCTAATGAAACGTTTAGACACTACTAAAATGCAAGAACTTGCAAATCGTGCGCTGAAAGATTGCGACACAATGGAAGAAGTCGTTGCTTTAGTTGAAGAATACGTTGGTGAATAAGGCTTTTTAAGGTTTTATTCTCAAAAATTGAAAGGCTCTACCTCTCTAATTTTCAGCGGGAGGTAGAGCCTTTTTTTGTTCTGAAAAAACAACTAAATGCCAAATTAAATGCCATTTGATTCTTTTTTTTAGAAACTAGCAAATTTCGCTAACTTATCCGCTGTAGCAATTTTTTGTTTTTGACTAACATGCGTGTAGATATTATTGGTTATTTCGATAGAAGCATGCCCAAGGATTTCTTGAGCTTCTTTCATATCTATGCCAGCTTGATACAACATAGAAGTGTATTTCGCAAGTGAAAAGTGAACCATAACTAATTTTCGTATACTTGGTAATCTAAGATCTTTACACATTTGAATAACTTGTTCCTTCGTTGTCATGATGAAGTGACCTCCTCTAATTGATTAAATAATGCGGCATATGCCATCATGTTATCTTCCGCCTGCTTAGTAATATCGTCATGCTGCATTGAATGACCTTCATTTGGTAGAGATTGTTCGCATAGAAACAATATTCTTTCTGTCGAAACATGATCTAACCGGATAGCTTTAAGCTGGTCAATGGCACTTATCACTTCATCAATATTGTTATTCATTTGTATATAAAAGAGTAACTCTAGAAATTCTTTTTCTTTTCCTATATAATGTTCGTAGTAGATATTTTTTATTTTTGTTGGTGCTTGCCTCAAACATTCACTTTGGGCGATAGCACCTTTTTTCTTTCAAATGTTTTTAAATAATGATTAATATCCATAATCCATTGATGCAATCCCCAACATCGCTCATGTGTAGCGACGAGTTCACCTTCCACAAATAACTTTATTTTCTTTGCACCTACTTTGGCCTTAATATACTTTCCAACATGTCCCTCGGGGACAGAATAATGATTTTGCTTAAAAACAATCGTGCTATATTTGTTAACTCGTACCTCTACTATATCTGCTGGATCAAAGGGTGAAATAGCTGGTCTAGATTGCATTGCTTCTTGACCCAATAATTCATGATGTGGCACTTTATGTTCGTGATGAGTTCTTTTATTTAGTTTTTCTAACGTTGTTTCTAAGTGTATACTTGCTTCATTTGGATAGGTTACACTGGACTAGACAGAAAAAATAAGGTGTGTACAATAAGAGAAAACACCTGGAGGAAAAATTATGTCAAAACGTCAAAGAAGAACCTATTCAAAAGAATTTAAACAACAAATGGTAGATTTGTACAATGCTGGGAAACCGCGAGCAGAAATCGTTCGGGAATATGAATTAACCCCCTCAGCTTTTGATAAATGGGTCAAACAAGCCAATACAACAGGATCATTCAAAGAAAAAGACAACCTAACCCCTGAACAAAAAGAATTAGCTGCTTTACGAAAAAGAAATCAACAGTTAGAAATGGAGAATGATATTTTAAAGCAAGCGGCGCTGATATTCGGACGAAACGACAAGTAATTGATGCCAACAAGCACAAATACTCTATATCAGCGATGTGTCAATGTCTAGGGATTTCTCGCCAAACATATTACTATCAACCAAAGAAAAAACAAAGTGAAGCTGAAATTGAAGAGGCGGTAACCGAAACCTTTTATCAAAAACGCAAAGTCTATGGTACGCGTAAAATAAAAAAGAGCCTAGAAAATCAAGGGATTCGTGTTAGTCGGCGTAAAATCGGCAGAATCATGAAGAATCGTGGGTTGAAGTCTACTTATACGATGGCCTACTATAAGCATCATGGAACTTCTTGTAATGAAGCGCCAGTTAAAAATCTATTGAATCGTGAGTTTTCACATAAAAATCCATTAGAAGCAATCATAACAGATTTAACCTATGTACGAGTTGGAAAGAAATGGCACTATATTTGTTTGATATTAGACTTGTTCAATCGTGAAATCATTGGTTATTCTTGTGGCGAGCATAAATCTGCGGCTCTAGTAAAAAAAGCTTTCAGCCGTATATCTTATCCATTAACAGAAGTAGAACTTTTTCATACGGATCGTGGGAAAGAATTTGATAATCAAACAATTGAAATGATTTTACAAGCATTTGGTATCACACGTTCACTTAGTAAAAAAGGCTGTCCTTATGATAATGCCGTAGCAGAATCTATGTATAAATCCGTCAAAATCGAATTTGTTTATTCAAAAAAAATTGAGACTTTGAAGGAATTAGAACTAGAATTATTTGATTATGTACATTGGTGGAATCATCTTCGTTTGCACGGTACACTTGGCTACGAGACACCCATTCATATCCGTTATCAGAGATTGGCGCAGCAAACCCTTGACAATGAGCATGGTCATGATAGCGAAAGCGAGGCAGCGTAATTCCCAATTGAGCTTCTGCCGTTGAAATTCATGACCATGGAGGCTCGTTGTCAAGGGCAATCGGAACAAAGTGCAAGAATTCTATATACACCTTATAAAATTTGTCAAAATAAGTGTTGCCATTTCAAACTTATAGTTATGATCCAACTGTTTTATAATTTACTGGTAAGGATAAAGTCCATATAATTGTGTAAAAGATAAAAGGCCATGTAAGAGCCCTTTTACGGTACAATGTTTTTAACCACTAAAAAC
This window encodes:
- a CDS encoding ATP-dependent Clp protease ATP-binding subunit, with product MLCQNCGKNEATIHLYANVGGQRKQIDYCQSCYQKIKGQQTTNAMPQDPFGFGSLDDLFRQMSQQMQPGTPSYNQTPPTQTGGNQNNFNGGQPPLNNTPGILGEYGINITQQARDGEIDPVVGRDAEIKRVIEILNRRTKNNPVLIGEPGVGKTAVVEGLAQKIVDGDVPQKLLDKEVIRLDVASLVQGTGIRGQFEERVQKLIEEIKQAENIILFIDEVHEIVGAGNAGDGNLDAGNILKPALARGELQMVGATTLSEYRIIEKDAALERRMQPVRVDEPSVEETITILKGLQPRYEDYHHVKYTDEAIRAAAVLSNRYIQDRFLPDKAIDLLDEAGSKENLTIQFVDPKVIDKKLADAQQQKQQASQEEDFEKAAYYRDQINKLQQMKERQVSDEETPIINEKIMENIVEERTGIPVGELKEKEQTQLKNLANDLKQHVIGQDEAIDKVAKAIRRNRVGLGKKNRPIGSFLFVGPTGVGKTELAKQLAYEMFGSEESMIRFDMSEYMEKHSISKLIGSPPGYVGYEEAGQLTEKVRRNPYSLILLDEVEKAHPDVLHMFLQILEDGRLTDAQGRTVSFKDTLIIMTSNAGTGKVEANVGFAAAREGITRSVLNQLHHYFTPEFLNRFDGIIEFKALSKENLLKIVALMLDEVNGMLAQQHLHIDVTQDVEEKLVELGYDPAMGARPLRRTIQEQIEDGIAEFYLDYPQAHTLEATLNDEDKVIITAKNEASNEKE
- a CDS encoding phosphocarrier protein HPr, whose product is MEKKDFHVIAETGIHARPATLLVQTASKFNSDVNLEYKGKSVNLKSIMGVMSLGVGQGSDVTITAEGADEKEAIAAIVETMQKEGLSE
- the ptsP gene encoding phosphoenolpyruvate--protein phosphotransferase, with amino-acid sequence MVEMLKGIAASDGVAVAKAYLLVQPDLTFKKVTVEDTSAEEARLDDALAKSTEELKQIRDKAAQALGEEEAQVFDAHLMVLSDPEMIGQIKQNISDNKVNAESALKEVTDMYIGMFEAMEDNAYMQERAADIRDVAKRVLAHLLQVILPNPSMINEEVVVIAHDLTPSDTAQLDRNFVKAFVTNIGGRTSHSAIMARSLEIPAIVGTKDITDKVKAGDIVAVNGIEGDVIVNPTEEQATEFHKAGEAFAAQKAEWEKLKNAQTVTADGKHIELAANIGTPKDLTGVHNNGAEAIGLYRTEFLYMDAPDFPSEEDQYEAYKAVLEGMDGKPVVVRTMDIGGDKELPYLQLPHEMNPFLGYRALRISLSELGDDMFRTQLRALLRSSVHGQLRIMFPMVATLKEFRAAKKMYDEERQKLVDEGVAVADDIQVGIMIEIPAAAVLADRFAKEVDFFSIGTNDLIQYTMAADRMNEQVSYLYQPYNPSILRLIKNVVDAAHAEGKWAGMCGEMAGDQMAVPLLVGIGLDEFSMSATSVLKTRSLMKRLDTTKMQELANRALKDCDTMEEVVALVEEYVGE
- a CDS encoding tyrosine-type recombinase/integrase codes for the protein MTTKEQVIQMCKDLRLPSIRKLVMVHFSLAKYTSMLYQAGIDMKEAQEILGHASIEITNNIYTHVSQKQKIATADKLAKFASF
- a CDS encoding IS21 family transposase, with the translated sequence MPHHELLGQEAMQSRPAISPFDPADIVEVRVNKYSTIVFKQNHYSVPEGHVGKYIKAKVGAKKIKLFVEGELVATHERCWGLHQWIMDINHYLKTFERKKVLSPKVNV
- a CDS encoding IS3 family transposase (programmed frameshift), giving the protein MSKRQRRTYSKEFKQQMVDLYNAGKPRAEIVREYELTPSAFDKWVKQANTTGSFKEKDNLTPEQKELAALRKRNQQLEMENDILKQAALIFGPKRQVIDANKHKYSISAMCQCLGISRQTYYYQPKKKQSEAEIEEAVTETFYQKRKVYGTRKIKKSLENQGIRVSRRKIGRIMKNRGLKSTYTMAYYKHHGTSCNEAPVKNLLNREFSHKNPLEAIITDLTYVRVGKKWHYICLILDLFNREIIGYSCGEHKSAALVKKAFSRISYPLTEVELFHTDRGKEFDNQTIEMILQAFGITRSLSKKGCPYDNAVAESMYKSVKIEFVYSKKIETLKELELELFDYVHWWNHLRLHGTLGYETPIHIRYQRLAQQTLDNEHGHDSESEAA